The Devosia sp. YIM 151766 genome includes a region encoding these proteins:
- a CDS encoding thioesterase family protein, whose product MAFHQSKPLRFGDCDLTGIAYHPAYLSMLVDVNEAMFASFGVTWKELMFERKIGLPSVTMNIEFKRPSTYGDVLDFAVHVRAIGRASLDLETIVTVRGEVIWTIKQRIVATSLDNHKSHPWPDDVREGLTRYLEPAA is encoded by the coding sequence ATGGCCTTCCACCAATCCAAGCCTCTCCGTTTCGGGGACTGCGACCTGACCGGGATTGCCTATCACCCGGCCTATCTGTCGATGCTGGTCGATGTCAACGAAGCCATGTTCGCCTCCTTCGGCGTCACATGGAAGGAACTGATGTTCGAGCGCAAGATCGGCCTGCCGAGCGTGACCATGAATATCGAGTTCAAGCGCCCCTCGACCTATGGCGACGTGCTCGACTTCGCCGTGCATGTGCGCGCCATCGGCCGCGCCTCACTGGATCTCGAAACCATCGTCACCGTGCGTGGCGAGGTGATCTGGACCATCAAACAGCGGATCGTCGCGACGTCGCTGGACAACCACAAATCCCATCCCTGGCCCGACGATGTGCGTGAGGGCCTGACGCGTTACCTGGAGCCTGCAGCATGA
- a CDS encoding SDR family NAD(P)-dependent oxidoreductase — protein MTGTSLAGRHALVTGASGGIGQAIVRRLVAAGANVTLAGRNGERLEALKASLPPAQVRTIAGFDVTDAQAIARGAEAARAGFGPVSILVNNAGEAPSAPFDRMTPDFWNQVLAVDLTSVFLVTQAFLADIKAHGQGGRIINVASTAGLAGYRYVSAYAAAKHGVVGLTRSLALELARSGVTVNAVCPGFTDTPLIARAVDAIVAKTGRSDDDTRAELAKANPQGRLVEPDEVADTVLWLSQPGASAITGQAIAVAGGEVMTG, from the coding sequence ATGACGGGAACCTCTCTGGCGGGTCGACACGCCCTGGTAACCGGCGCCTCGGGCGGCATCGGCCAGGCCATCGTTCGGCGCCTGGTTGCGGCCGGCGCCAATGTCACGCTGGCCGGACGGAACGGCGAGCGTCTTGAGGCGCTCAAGGCGAGTCTGCCGCCGGCCCAGGTCCGAACAATCGCCGGTTTCGATGTCACCGATGCCCAAGCCATCGCCCGCGGTGCCGAGGCGGCCCGCGCCGGCTTCGGCCCGGTCAGCATCCTGGTCAATAATGCCGGTGAGGCGCCCAGCGCTCCCTTTGATCGGATGACGCCGGATTTCTGGAACCAGGTTCTGGCCGTCGATCTCACCAGCGTCTTTCTCGTCACCCAGGCGTTCCTGGCTGACATCAAGGCGCATGGGCAGGGCGGGCGCATCATCAATGTCGCCTCGACGGCGGGCCTTGCCGGCTACCGCTATGTCAGCGCCTATGCGGCCGCCAAGCATGGCGTGGTCGGGCTGACGCGTTCGCTGGCGCTGGAACTGGCGCGCAGCGGCGTGACCGTCAACGCCGTCTGCCCCGGCTTCACCGACACCCCGCTGATCGCCCGGGCGGTCGACGCCATCGTCGCCAAGACCGGGCGGAGCGACGACGACACACGGGCGGAACTGGCCAAGGCCAACCCCCAGGGCCGGCTCGTCGAGCCGGACGAAGTCGCCGATACGGTTCTGTGGCTGTCGCAGCCCGGAGCGTCGGCAATCACCGGCCAGGCCATTGCGGTGGCTGGCGGCGAAGTAATGACTGGCTAA